A DNA window from uncultured Methanoregula sp. contains the following coding sequences:
- the nifE gene encoding nitrogenase iron-molybdenum cofactor biosynthesis protein NifE, with translation MEDSCTLPAAQPAACISEREQSIITAGKSKTAIHCADDSLAGSVSQRACVFCGARVVLNPVTDAAHLVHGPIGCATYTWDIRGSLSSGPEMYRNSFSTDMKERDVVFGGEKKLATCIDEIVEKYHPPAIFVYATCVTGMIGDDIVAVCKEASRHHAIDVIPVESSGFISGNKVVGYRAAAVALMKLITPKDGEQVEKTRKLNFLGEYNLGGETWLTKRYLREMGIEINVAFTGDSTVAALKQAPGACLNLVQCTGSMHWVAMQLEKTFGTPFMDVNFFGAENTAESLRKIARFYDDPEITERTEALIEREMAKIRPEIERYRGKLAGKRAAIYVGGAYKAVAIIRQLRELGMEIVITGTQTGKKEEYATISGMLDEGAIVVDDANPAEIERFLLEKKVDVMAGGVKERVLAYKLGIGFVDHNHDRKECLAGFEGAVTFAREVYVTTCSPVWKHLRPEAGGA, from the coding sequence ATGGAGGATAGTTGTACCCTGCCGGCAGCACAACCGGCGGCCTGCATCAGCGAACGCGAACAGTCCATCATCACCGCAGGCAAGAGCAAGACCGCTATCCACTGCGCAGACGACAGCCTGGCCGGCTCGGTGAGCCAGCGGGCCTGCGTCTTCTGCGGGGCCCGGGTGGTCCTGAACCCGGTAACGGACGCGGCCCACCTGGTCCACGGCCCGATAGGCTGCGCCACGTACACCTGGGATATCCGGGGCAGCCTCTCAAGCGGCCCCGAGATGTACCGCAACAGCTTCTCGACCGACATGAAGGAACGCGATGTGGTCTTTGGCGGCGAGAAGAAACTGGCCACCTGTATCGACGAGATCGTGGAGAAGTACCACCCGCCGGCCATCTTCGTGTATGCAACCTGCGTCACCGGCATGATCGGCGACGATATCGTGGCCGTCTGCAAAGAAGCCTCACGCCACCATGCGATCGATGTGATTCCCGTTGAGTCGAGCGGCTTCATCTCCGGCAACAAAGTGGTCGGGTACCGGGCCGCTGCCGTTGCCCTGATGAAACTCATCACGCCAAAGGATGGCGAACAGGTCGAGAAGACCCGGAAGCTCAACTTCCTCGGGGAGTACAATCTCGGCGGCGAGACCTGGCTTACCAAACGCTACCTCCGGGAGATGGGAATTGAGATCAATGTCGCATTTACCGGCGACTCAACCGTTGCAGCGCTCAAACAGGCGCCCGGCGCGTGCTTGAACCTGGTCCAGTGCACCGGGTCCATGCACTGGGTGGCCATGCAGCTCGAAAAGACCTTTGGCACTCCATTCATGGACGTCAACTTCTTCGGGGCGGAGAACACCGCAGAGAGCCTCAGGAAGATCGCCCGGTTCTATGATGACCCGGAGATAACGGAGCGGACCGAAGCCCTCATCGAGCGGGAGATGGCGAAAATCCGGCCGGAGATCGAACGCTACCGCGGGAAACTTGCCGGCAAACGGGCAGCGATCTACGTGGGCGGGGCTTACAAGGCAGTTGCCATCATCCGGCAGCTCCGCGAGCTCGGGATGGAGATCGTAATCACCGGCACCCAGACCGGCAAGAAAGAAGAGTATGCAACCATCAGCGGGATGCTTGATGAAGGCGCAATCGTGGTCGACGACGCAAACCCGGCCGAGATCGAGCGCTTCCTCTTAGAGAAGAAAGTCGATGTCATGGCCGGCGGGGTCAAGGAGCGGGTGCTTGCCTACAAACTGGGCATCGGCTTTGTTGACCACAACCATGACCGGAAGGAATGCCTTGCCGGTTTCGAGGGAGCCGTCACGTTTGCCCGCGAGGTGTATGTAACCACGTGTTCACCGGTCTGGAAACACCTGCGGCCCGAAGCCGGGGGTGCATGA
- a CDS encoding nitrogenase component 1, with amino-acid sequence MMAPVRTAGSVRQVNENQCQQCMPLGGVIAFKGIAGAMALVHGSQGCSTYMRLTNVEHYNEPVDIASSSLNEKQTIHGGEANLKKALDNVSRVYAPSVIGVLTTCLAETMGEDLDRIIRDYKNERGPAGADIIPVPTPSYSGSHTEGFWAATKAIIAHYARPTEPHRRINVIIPHISPADIREIKRILSLMGLAYTLIPDYSMTLDRPYGGKYQKIPTGGTQPAEIAAMSGAPLTIQFGETCPDELSPGLWLQQEYGVPLANLPLPIGLQATDRLMELLQKLSGRSLPESLATERGWLLDGMADAHKYNAEGRPVIYGEPELVYAMTRVCTENGADPRVIASGTRNSRLSLCLEPLLAGLDEQPVLLEETDFATIESAALKTGANIAIGHSGGKFLTERHSIPLVRIGFPVHDRIGGQRILSAGYAGTLALIDRLTNTLLEAKYATYRQLRREEMNTIHVTEGI; translated from the coding sequence ATGATGGCGCCCGTCCGGACTGCCGGCAGTGTCCGGCAGGTGAACGAGAACCAGTGCCAGCAGTGCATGCCGCTTGGCGGAGTTATCGCGTTCAAAGGGATCGCGGGAGCAATGGCGCTCGTCCACGGTTCACAGGGCTGCAGTACCTACATGAGACTGACAAATGTCGAGCATTACAACGAGCCGGTGGATATCGCGTCCTCGTCCTTGAACGAGAAACAGACCATCCATGGCGGCGAGGCGAACCTGAAAAAAGCGCTCGACAATGTGAGCCGGGTCTATGCCCCGTCCGTGATCGGCGTCCTGACCACCTGTCTTGCCGAGACCATGGGCGAGGATCTCGACCGGATCATCAGGGATTACAAGAACGAGCGGGGTCCGGCCGGTGCCGATATCATACCGGTGCCCACGCCCAGCTACAGCGGCAGCCACACGGAAGGGTTCTGGGCGGCAACAAAAGCCATCATCGCCCATTACGCCCGGCCAACGGAGCCGCACCGGCGGATCAATGTCATCATCCCGCACATCAGCCCTGCCGATATCCGGGAGATCAAACGGATCCTCTCGCTCATGGGGCTCGCGTACACCCTCATTCCGGATTACTCGATGACGCTCGACCGGCCGTATGGCGGGAAATACCAGAAGATCCCGACGGGGGGCACCCAGCCGGCGGAGATCGCAGCCATGTCAGGAGCGCCGCTCACGATCCAGTTCGGGGAGACCTGCCCGGACGAACTCTCACCGGGGCTCTGGCTCCAGCAGGAGTACGGCGTCCCGCTCGCAAACCTGCCCCTGCCCATCGGGCTCCAAGCAACCGATCGTCTCATGGAACTCCTGCAGAAACTCAGCGGGCGGAGCCTGCCTGAATCTCTCGCAACCGAACGCGGCTGGCTTCTCGACGGGATGGCGGATGCCCATAAGTACAATGCGGAAGGCAGGCCGGTCATCTACGGCGAACCGGAACTCGTGTACGCCATGACCCGGGTCTGCACCGAAAATGGTGCGGACCCAAGGGTCATTGCCAGCGGGACCCGGAACAGCCGGCTTTCCCTCTGCCTTGAACCGCTCCTCGCGGGGCTGGATGAGCAGCCGGTCCTCCTTGAAGAGACGGATTTTGCAACGATTGAGAGTGCGGCCTTAAAAACAGGAGCAAATATCGCGATCGGCCATTCGGGCGGGAAGTTCTTGACCGAGCGGCACAGCATCCCGCTTGTCCGCATAGGTTTTCCCGTCCACGACCGGATCGGGGGCCAGCGGATCCTCTCGGCCGGTTACGCGGGTACGCTCGCCCTCATCGACCGGCTTACGAACACCCTGCTGGAAGCCAAGTATGCCACATACCGCCAGCTCCGCAGGGAAGAGATGAACACTATTCACGTTACGGAAGGTATCTGA
- a CDS encoding 2Fe-2S ferredoxin, whose protein sequence is MQKPKYHIFVCTSSRANGQQKGFCHAKTSVEVMAKFMEEIEERDIGGEVFLSNTGCFGICEKGPVVVVYPDNVWYGSVTPDDVAEILDQHIEGGTPVERLTL, encoded by the coding sequence ATGCAAAAACCGAAGTATCACATTTTCGTCTGCACCAGCTCCCGGGCCAACGGGCAGCAGAAAGGGTTCTGCCATGCCAAGACCAGTGTCGAGGTCATGGCAAAATTCATGGAAGAGATAGAAGAACGCGACATCGGCGGTGAGGTCTTCCTCTCCAATACCGGTTGCTTTGGCATCTGCGAGAAAGGCCCCGTTGTCGTAGTCTACCCCGACAATGTCTGGTACGGGTCGGTGACGCCCGATGACGTGGCCGAGATCCTCGACCAGCACATCGAAGGCGGGACACCGGTGGAACGCCTTACCCTGTGA
- a CDS encoding Fe-only nitrogenase accessory AnfO family protein, with product MCIAEIAAFLGEEGKTVPLNEPGTVTVFRRERGAWVKNRETAFALNPAHGLRELRQDVSGLLEFFGDCRVLVVKSASGALYFELEKARCSIWEISGVPKEFLDEVWRDEKASEEALSLPADAGIPSPLEISPGRFSISILEIQGKRPEVSSKQVLQRFVQQGAFSELEIVCDHMPPWIEMEAERRGIRVETTYAGPHEVRVVLRTSQEGAC from the coding sequence ATGTGCATTGCAGAGATCGCAGCATTCCTTGGTGAAGAAGGAAAGACCGTTCCGCTGAACGAACCGGGTACCGTCACGGTATTCCGGCGGGAGCGTGGCGCATGGGTAAAGAACCGGGAGACCGCCTTTGCGCTCAACCCGGCTCATGGCCTGCGGGAACTCAGGCAGGATGTCAGCGGGCTCTTAGAGTTTTTTGGCGACTGCCGGGTTCTTGTGGTGAAATCGGCCAGCGGGGCATTATATTTCGAGCTCGAAAAGGCCCGGTGTTCCATCTGGGAAATTTCCGGCGTTCCAAAGGAATTCCTTGACGAAGTCTGGCGCGATGAGAAGGCAAGCGAGGAGGCCCTCTCCCTGCCGGCAGATGCCGGCATTCCCTCGCCGCTCGAGATATCCCCGGGCAGATTCTCCATATCCATCCTGGAGATCCAGGGAAAACGGCCCGAAGTGAGCAGCAAGCAGGTGCTCCAGAGGTTCGTGCAGCAGGGTGCGTTCTCTGAGCTCGAGATCGTGTGCGATCATATGCCGCCTTGGATCGAGATGGAAGCGGAGCGTCGCGGGATCCGGGTTGAGACCACGTATGCCGGCCCGCATGAAGTCCGGGTCGTACTCAGGACATCGCAGGAAGGAGCGTGCTGA
- a CDS encoding TMEM175 family protein has translation MTGDKGTAEEAGVSKEKKDGVVPKDMFEILVNGVFAFAITLIVRNNIQLPTSVPTDEAVFFGSYLGNIINDGTSFLFLFIILAFFYIQFFEIMGCNRIIDRGIVCLTFVFLLSLLFIPLTSLLYALSLAPVPYGIILHVNILIAGSLVYLLWRYVATSPRLCVSGIDPRVIRNLSLRTLLFPATALVGMVLDGWYITFSKVPAMFLYLVPVILFVGLSYDCPPAPEPEPEPDTQP, from the coding sequence ATGACCGGGGATAAAGGAACAGCTGAGGAAGCGGGCGTGTCCAAGGAGAAAAAAGACGGGGTGGTTCCCAAGGACATGTTCGAAATTCTCGTCAACGGTGTCTTTGCGTTTGCGATAACCCTGATTGTCCGCAACAACATACAACTCCCGACAAGCGTTCCAACGGACGAAGCGGTCTTCTTCGGCTCTTACCTGGGAAACATCATCAACGACGGGACAAGCTTCCTCTTCCTCTTCATCATCCTCGCGTTCTTCTATATCCAGTTCTTCGAGATCATGGGCTGCAACCGGATCATCGACCGGGGTATCGTCTGCCTGACGTTTGTCTTCCTCCTCTCGCTTCTCTTCATACCCCTGACTTCGCTCCTCTATGCGCTCTCGCTTGCCCCTGTCCCGTACGGCATCATCCTCCATGTCAATATCTTGATTGCCGGCAGCCTCGTGTACCTTCTCTGGCGGTACGTGGCAACATCCCCCCGGCTGTGCGTTTCCGGCATCGATCCCCGGGTGATCCGGAACCTCTCGCTGCGTACGCTCCTCTTCCCGGCAACAGCCCTCGTGGGGATGGTCCTTGACGGGTGGTATATCACGTTCTCGAAAGTGCCGGCCATGTTCCTCTATCTTGTTCCGGTCATCCTCTTTGTCGGCCTCTCGTACGATTGCCCGCCGGCCCCGGAACCGGAGCCTGAACCGGATACACAGCCCTGA
- a CDS encoding TMEM175 family protein — MQRDAEGPVTKTNIGRLTNTIFVFAFFLLFRYIRTPTYDDWVANATADQFGLMQSPIIVNFLNVFLILAMIWILVFHVFHQYRLFDRGYLYLHFTLLMFIIFIPITSQHALLFSSIPDVFYLFHLNMLAIGILIALEWWHCIKNPYLIGPGVTAGERTSTDIGVLLIPVTAVAGCLMVYWDLPDTQYLYFITMLVLAITGTGLAGRAKKFLRDNR; from the coding sequence ATGCAAAGAGATGCCGAAGGGCCGGTGACGAAAACCAACATCGGACGGCTCACCAACACCATCTTTGTCTTTGCCTTTTTCCTTCTCTTCCGGTATATCCGGACCCCGACGTACGATGACTGGGTGGCAAATGCCACGGCAGACCAGTTCGGGCTTATGCAGTCTCCCATCATCGTCAATTTTCTCAACGTCTTTTTGATCCTCGCGATGATCTGGATCCTCGTCTTCCATGTCTTCCACCAGTACCGGCTCTTCGACCGGGGGTACCTCTACCTCCACTTCACCCTTTTGATGTTCATCATCTTCATCCCGATCACAAGCCAGCACGCCCTCCTCTTCTCGAGCATCCCGGATGTCTTTTACCTCTTTCACTTGAACATGCTCGCGATCGGGATCCTGATCGCCCTTGAATGGTGGCATTGCATCAAAAATCCGTATCTGATCGGGCCCGGCGTTACGGCAGGCGAACGGACCAGTACCGATATCGGCGTGCTGCTCATCCCGGTCACCGCGGTTGCGGGATGCCTGATGGTCTATTGGGATCTCCCCGATACCCAGTATCTGTATTTCATTACCATGCTCGTCCTTGCCATTACCGGGACGGGGCTGGCCGGACGGGCAAAAAAATTCCTGAGGGATAACCGATGA
- a CDS encoding ATP-binding protein yields MSVSERVSRGCGILAVIIGCLGLLGWISSSRVLTGVRTDYIPMAPNTAVIVILLGISLCLLAAWPTHRTIRILVAWFAGFGILISVLTLAGNIAGFDTGVDYLFISTSGSLGIVPVGHMSPVTAICFTIGSTAFVLFLQKKNDLTAILGTAVSLIAGVLLIGYWYGAPLLYGGTVIPVALTTAATLGLLGIGLVTLAGPACWPLSAISGTSTRARLLRGLLPAVLTVVLVANWIDAMILGTADSTVVLLSAIAIIVTVAAVSLVVSYVSREIGDEIDLAENEQRKAETALRESEERLKFALEGSNDGIWDVRMDTGTTYISPRGWEILGYLPGEQPDVIPAWSDLIHPEDMAVTNAALTAYIEGEAPLFDVEQRLRTRTGTWKWIRARGKAVARDAAGRPLRMTGTHTDISERKEAEVQREKFIQELGLKNAELERFTYTVSHDLKSPLLTIKWYAGLLEDDAKKGDPDQQKKDIRHIAGAADIMLELLTQVIRLSRIGRVVSPSENIAFGTLAEEAVSVLAGPLAERGIAVEIGPDLPMVHVDHARIREALVNLIENAIRVLTDRPDPVIRIGADMSGTSPVFFVQDNGIGIDPRYLERIFNLFEKLDPSTPGTGAGLTIVKRIIEVHGGKIWAESDGEGKGAIFRFTLPEPASEG; encoded by the coding sequence ATGAGCGTGTCCGAGAGGGTCTCCCGCGGCTGCGGGATCCTTGCTGTCATCATCGGGTGCCTGGGTCTTCTTGGCTGGATCTCCAGTTCCCGGGTCCTGACCGGTGTGCGGACGGATTACATCCCCATGGCGCCCAACACGGCCGTCATTGTTATCCTGCTCGGAATCTCGCTCTGTCTCCTTGCTGCATGGCCAACGCACCGCACGATCCGGATCCTTGTTGCATGGTTTGCCGGGTTCGGCATCCTGATCTCAGTCCTGACCCTTGCCGGCAACATCGCCGGGTTCGATACCGGCGTGGATTACCTGTTCATCAGTACATCCGGGAGTCTCGGGATCGTACCGGTGGGTCACATGTCTCCCGTGACCGCAATCTGTTTTACGATCGGGAGCACGGCATTTGTCCTGTTCCTCCAAAAAAAGAACGATCTGACGGCGATTCTGGGCACGGCAGTCTCACTGATCGCCGGGGTCCTCCTTATCGGGTACTGGTACGGTGCTCCCCTGCTGTACGGGGGAACCGTGATCCCGGTTGCTTTGACCACCGCGGCAACGCTCGGGCTGCTGGGCATCGGGCTTGTCACTCTTGCAGGCCCGGCCTGCTGGCCCCTGTCCGCCATATCCGGCACATCGACCCGGGCAAGACTGCTCCGCGGGCTCCTGCCGGCCGTCCTCACGGTTGTCCTGGTTGCGAACTGGATCGATGCGATGATCCTGGGAACCGCCGACAGTACGGTTGTCCTGTTGTCGGCAATCGCAATCATCGTCACGGTGGCTGCCGTATCCCTTGTTGTATCCTATGTATCCCGGGAGATCGGGGATGAGATCGATCTGGCCGAGAACGAACAAAGAAAAGCAGAGACCGCCCTGCGCGAGAGCGAGGAGCGGCTGAAATTTGCGCTCGAAGGATCGAACGACGGGATCTGGGATGTCCGCATGGATACCGGGACAACCTATATCAGTCCCCGGGGCTGGGAGATTCTCGGGTATCTGCCCGGCGAACAGCCGGACGTTATACCGGCATGGAGTGATCTTATCCATCCAGAGGATATGGCAGTCACCAATGCCGCTCTCACCGCATATATCGAAGGTGAGGCACCCCTCTTCGATGTCGAGCAGCGGTTAAGAACCCGGACCGGCACCTGGAAATGGATCCGGGCACGGGGCAAGGCGGTTGCCCGGGATGCAGCGGGAAGACCCCTGCGAATGACCGGGACCCATACCGACATCTCCGAGCGGAAAGAAGCGGAAGTGCAGCGGGAGAAATTCATCCAAGAACTCGGGCTGAAGAATGCAGAGCTCGAACGATTCACGTACACGGTCTCGCACGATCTCAAGAGCCCGCTCCTCACGATCAAGTGGTATGCCGGGCTTCTGGAGGACGATGCAAAGAAAGGGGATCCGGATCAGCAGAAAAAGGATATCCGCCACATCGCCGGAGCTGCCGATATTATGCTGGAACTGCTCACGCAGGTTATCAGGCTCTCGCGGATCGGGAGAGTGGTCTCTCCTTCGGAAAATATCGCATTTGGCACTCTTGCCGAAGAGGCGGTAAGTGTCCTTGCCGGGCCGCTTGCCGAGCGGGGCATTGCGGTTGAAATCGGACCCGATCTGCCCATGGTCCATGTCGATCATGCCCGGATCCGGGAAGCCCTGGTCAATCTTATCGAGAATGCCATCAGGGTCCTGACAGACCGGCCGGATCCGGTGATCCGGATTGGTGCCGACATGAGCGGGACGAGCCCGGTCTTCTTTGTGCAGGACAACGGCATCGGGATCGATCCCAGGTACCTGGAACGGATATTCAACCTGTTCGAGAAACTCGACCCGTCAACCCCTGGCACCGGTGCCGGTCTTACGATCGTGAAGCGGATCATCGAAGTGCATGGCGGGAAGATCTGGGCGGAATCGGATGGTGAAGGAAAAGGCGCAATATTCCGGTTCACGCTGCCGGAACCGGCATCTGAGGGATAA
- a CDS encoding YHS domain-containing protein: MAIDPICKMTVDEKTAKFTSEYQGKKYYFCAPGCKKKFDTDPAKYA; encoded by the coding sequence ATGGCAATCGATCCGATCTGTAAAATGACCGTGGACGAGAAGACTGCAAAGTTCACAAGCGAGTACCAGGGGAAAAAATATTACTTCTGTGCCCCGGGCTGTAAGAAGAAGTTCGATACCGACCCGGCAAAGTACGCGTGA
- a CDS encoding amino acid permease: protein MQSDVPGNGQLKRGIGLFGATALGIGAIIGSGIFIVTGIVAGIAGPAMIFSVIIAGVIAVFSAMSVAELGSYLPEEGGTYAYAQKLISPFAGFIAGWIWIFSNIFVGAAVSLGFAHYFATLFPTVPVKIIAIIICLVFIIINYIGIRESLLFNNLLVTAKILILLFFVAFGLGVFQPSKFIPFAPEGSMGVLNGAALIFFAYTGFARVTIMAEEVKDPEKTIPRSIYLALGISTVIYLLVSIIAIGIAGAPALAQSGSPLADAIGVTGSSGAVLLISLGAMIATASVLLTTIMGISRIVFSMARSQDLPPLFEKIHPRFSTPYYAIAITGICMIAAVILADLVLVVAVSTFAMLIYYLIANIAAFRLPHEHRKYPQAVPVIGALSCLGLLAFLSPSSWIIGCTGLVIGGIWFVFHRKTVA from the coding sequence ATGCAGTCTGATGTACCGGGTAACGGCCAATTAAAACGCGGGATAGGTCTCTTTGGTGCCACGGCGCTCGGCATAGGAGCGATCATAGGTTCCGGCATCTTCATCGTTACAGGAATCGTTGCCGGCATTGCAGGCCCGGCAATGATCTTCTCCGTTATTATTGCCGGGGTCATAGCGGTCTTCTCAGCGATGAGCGTGGCTGAACTTGGCTCCTACCTCCCGGAAGAGGGCGGAACCTATGCGTACGCACAAAAACTCATCTCACCGTTTGCCGGGTTTATCGCTGGCTGGATCTGGATCTTCTCCAATATTTTTGTCGGCGCGGCGGTCTCACTCGGATTTGCGCATTATTTTGCTACACTCTTCCCGACAGTCCCGGTAAAAATCATCGCCATAATAATCTGCCTCGTTTTCATCATCATCAATTACATCGGGATCAGAGAGTCACTACTCTTCAATAATCTCCTTGTAACAGCAAAAATCCTGATTCTTTTGTTCTTCGTGGCGTTCGGTCTGGGCGTTTTCCAGCCAAGTAAGTTCATCCCTTTTGCTCCGGAAGGTTCGATGGGGGTCCTCAACGGTGCGGCCCTCATCTTTTTTGCCTATACCGGATTTGCCCGGGTCACTATCATGGCGGAGGAAGTAAAGGACCCGGAGAAAACCATACCACGTTCCATCTACCTCGCGCTTGGAATCTCGACTGTCATCTATCTGCTCGTGAGTATTATTGCCATCGGCATTGCCGGTGCCCCGGCCCTTGCACAATCCGGCTCCCCTCTCGCTGACGCAATCGGGGTTACGGGAAGTTCCGGGGCGGTCCTGTTGATCTCACTCGGGGCGATGATTGCAACGGCAAGCGTACTGCTGACCACCATCATGGGAATCTCCCGCATCGTTTTTTCTATGGCCCGCAGCCAGGATCTCCCTCCGCTGTTTGAAAAAATCCATCCCCGGTTCAGCACTCCCTATTACGCTATCGCAATCACCGGCATCTGCATGATCGCAGCAGTCATCCTTGCAGATCTTGTACTGGTCGTAGCAGTCAGTACGTTTGCCATGCTGATCTACTACCTGATCGCCAATATCGCGGCATTCCGGTTGCCTCATGAACACCGCAAATATCCACAAGCCGTACCGGTCATCGGGGCACTGAGCTGTCTTGGTCTTCTGGCATTTCTCAGCCCATCATCATGGATAATCGGTTGTACCGGTCTGGTGATCGGGGGAATATGGTTCGTTTTCCACAGGAAAACGGTTGCATAA
- a CDS encoding DUF4405 domain-containing protein, with protein MKRITVNALVDIGCLITFILSLITGLVLYFFLPSGSGRGGSWSTWMGITRSNWVLWHDIASFAFAALLIVHLLLHWKFFRHIGKCLKPGGVNQCEDIS; from the coding sequence ATGAAACGCATAACCGTCAATGCCCTTGTCGATATCGGATGTCTGATCACGTTCATCCTGTCGCTCATCACCGGACTGGTGCTGTACTTCTTCCTGCCATCCGGTAGCGGGAGAGGCGGAAGCTGGTCCACATGGATGGGGATAACCCGGTCGAACTGGGTTCTCTGGCACGACATAGCAAGTTTTGCTTTTGCCGCCCTGCTCATCGTCCACCTGCTCCTGCACTGGAAATTTTTCCGGCATATCGGGAAATGCCTGAAACCCGGGGGAGTGAACCAGTGCGAAGACATATCGTGA
- a CDS encoding HAMP domain-containing sensor histidine kinase has product MQQCDVGGTWWKTLMHPHPVIFVLLIFAGLASEIVVHYILGITIVYTHFYYLIIVVAGLWFGRKAIWVALFFGSLHIIVAYILTGGVPPDALVRAIMMFIVALVIGTIVEQTRCYYNQILEQNRKLNDINEEMRSLNDQLKDSEAAFHTANKKLNLLSSITRHDIKNQLLGLMGFIELSKEKCTDPEMLHFIEREDTAAQTIRRQIEFTKNYEDIGVHAPTWQDLGVHLAALRSLLSYGEIEVTVTIEGVEVFADPLLEKVFENLIENSHRHGERVRHISFTSIQSEPDTLTIVYEDDGIGVNETDKARIFEKGFGKNTGLGLFLSREILAITGLSIKESGVYGKGVRFEILVPKGKFRFVHPTDRSG; this is encoded by the coding sequence TTGCAGCAGTGTGATGTCGGAGGAACCTGGTGGAAGACGCTGATGCATCCCCACCCGGTCATTTTTGTGCTGCTCATCTTTGCCGGTCTCGCCTCAGAAATCGTGGTTCATTATATTCTCGGAATCACCATCGTTTACACACATTTTTATTACCTGATCATCGTTGTTGCCGGCCTCTGGTTCGGGAGAAAAGCGATCTGGGTTGCCCTCTTTTTCGGTAGCCTGCATATTATTGTGGCCTATATTCTCACAGGGGGAGTCCCACCGGATGCTCTGGTGAGAGCCATAATGATGTTCATTGTTGCGCTCGTCATCGGGACGATAGTGGAACAAACGAGATGCTACTACAACCAGATACTGGAGCAGAACCGTAAGTTGAACGATATCAACGAAGAGATGCGTTCCCTCAATGACCAGCTCAAAGACTCCGAGGCTGCATTCCATACCGCCAATAAAAAACTCAATCTTCTCTCCAGCATCACGCGCCACGATATCAAGAACCAGCTCCTCGGGCTCATGGGTTTCATTGAACTCTCAAAAGAGAAGTGTACGGATCCCGAGATGCTGCATTTCATCGAGCGGGAGGATACCGCAGCGCAGACTATCCGGAGGCAGATCGAATTCACGAAAAATTACGAGGATATCGGGGTCCACGCACCCACATGGCAGGATCTCGGCGTGCATTTAGCAGCGCTGCGATCCCTCCTATCTTACGGGGAGATCGAAGTCACGGTTACTATTGAGGGAGTTGAAGTTTTTGCCGATCCTCTCCTGGAGAAAGTCTTCGAGAACCTGATCGAAAACTCGCACCGGCACGGCGAGCGGGTCCGGCATATCTCATTCACCTCAATCCAATCAGAGCCGGATACCCTCACTATCGTGTACGAAGATGACGGCATCGGGGTGAACGAAACTGACAAAGCGCGAATCTTTGAGAAAGGGTTCGGGAAAAATACCGGGCTCGGCCTGTTCCTCTCGCGGGAGATCCTCGCCATCACCGGCCTCAGCATAAAAGAATCCGGGGTTTACGGTAAGGGCGTCCGGTTCGAGATCCTTGTGCCGAAAGGAAAATTCCGGTTTGTACATCCGACGGACAGATCCGGATGA
- a CDS encoding DUF2124 domain-containing protein: MNQKEPFRGVPGILRPFKEFVEKTGLKKGDQIVYYGVPGTCTPFVELLGFAIRSLELEQVFVPYIDKTRAKKIGYIDDVGMQARMAPVTLKPKVIVIMGGLSMPNVPVKAEQVKAELAKYPGAAVIGVCFMHMFEKAGWLNTISFSCLIDANIDPVEVTTYP; this comes from the coding sequence ATGAATCAGAAAGAACCATTTCGCGGGGTTCCGGGAATTCTGCGCCCGTTTAAGGAGTTTGTTGAGAAAACCGGTCTGAAAAAAGGCGACCAGATTGTCTATTACGGTGTCCCGGGAACCTGCACCCCGTTTGTCGAGCTGCTTGGATTTGCCATCCGCTCGCTTGAGCTTGAGCAGGTTTTTGTGCCGTACATTGATAAGACCCGGGCAAAAAAGATCGGTTATATCGATGATGTTGGCATGCAGGCCCGCATGGCGCCCGTGACATTGAAGCCAAAAGTCATCGTCATCATGGGCGGGCTCTCCATGCCGAATGTTCCGGTCAAGGCAGAACAGGTGAAAGCGGAACTTGCAAAATATCCCGGTGCGGCGGTGATTGGGGTCTGCTTCATGCATATGTTCGAAAAAGCCGGCTGGCTCAACACCATCTCCTTCAGCTGCCTCATCGATGCAAACATTGATCCGGTCGAGGTTACAACATACCCATAA